In Chrysoperla carnea chromosome 2, inChrCarn1.1, whole genome shotgun sequence, the following proteins share a genomic window:
- the LOC123291462 gene encoding zinc finger protein OZF-like — translation MYTEKYCRLCALKFPTTALRNVNELKQNKELNPPILQYLQLKITDNDRLPHTACLYCCKTLSDLDRFRNNVIDAQRKLEGVFGYSDNKYEQADVKPLIHDLPPFIQDLHGNQSSTVAHDYVANDLETIDHFLHDFTNDVSQDCDGNFSEGDESLDKKPENVDLLCQDLLKNDQKVSKTETNHKNNGHSLVKKLRFKCYKCNTWLQTEFSLQDHFDSHHDVKMKYSCPKCKSLYSDLNEFKNHLYNHYLQKLSKKLRFPCDICGKKFQSESVLIAHQDSHLDENAFSCDECGRKFRLQQQLTEHKFIHRKTRIDDNMEVKCEQCDKICRNHATYQRHLLSHIPSEVKQKFDCELCDRKFVSAINLQNHLILHKTEKEREHICDECGKVFKNKQNLLEHKITHSDERPYKCDECSKAFKTDRILQRHKLVHSDEKRFGCEVCGKRFRERSGLNVHIKIHSEERPDECNYCSKRFKRKRDLEVHLRQHTGERPFACLECNHYFSNNSNFIKHLKGKHKLKNVSIANQRSYPFIN, via the exons atGTATACTGAAAAATATTGCCGATTATGTGCATTAAAATTTCCAACAACAGCTTTAAGAAACGTAAACGAATTAAAACAGAATAAAGAATTAAATCCaccaattttacaatatttacaattaaaaatcacCGACAATGATCGGTTACCGCATACAGCATGTTTATATTGTTGTAAAACACTTTCGGATTTAGATCGATTTCGAAATAATGTAATAGATGCTCAACGAAAGCTAGAAGGTGTATTTGGTTACTCTGATAATAAATACGAACAAGCTGATGTCAAACCCTTAATTCACGATTTACCTCCTTTTATACAAGATCTACATGGAAATCAGAGTAGCACCGTAGCTCATGATTAtg TAGCGAATGATTTGGAGACAATTGATCATTTCCTTCATGATTTCACAAATGATGTTAGCCAAGATTGTGATGGTAATTTTTCGGAAGGCGACGAATCTCTTGATAAAAAACCAG aaaatgtgGATTTACTTTGCCAGgacttattaaaaaatgaccAAAAAGTATCGAAGACagaaacaaatcataaaaataatggcCATTCgttggtaaaaaaattacgttttaagTGTTATAAGTGCAATACTTGGCTTCAAACTGAATTCAGTTTACAAGATCACTTTGATTCACACCATGatgttaaaatgaaatattcatgTCCAAAATGTAAATCACTTTACAgtgatttaaatgaatttaaaaatcatttatataatcattatttacaaaaattatccaaaaaattacgttttccaTGTGACATTTGTGGTAAGAAATTTCAAAGTGAATCGGTACTTATTGCTCATCAAGATTCACATTTAG ATGAAAATGCCTTCTCTTGTGATGAATGTGGACGAAAATTTCGTTTACAACAACAATTAACTGAACATAAATTTATCCATAGAAAAACACGAATTGATGATAATATGGAGGTTAAATGTGAACAATGTGATAAAAT ATGTAGAAATCATGCAACGTATCAAAGACATTTATTAAGTCATATACCGTCAGAAGTTAAACAGAAATTTGATTGTGAACTATGTGATCGAAAATTTGTATCggcaattaatttacaaaatcatcttattttacataaaa CTGAAAAGGAAAGGGAACATATTTGTGATGAATGTggtaaagtatttaaaaataagcaaaatctACTTGAGCACAAAATAACACATTCAGACGAGCGGCCATACAAGTGCGATGAATGTTCAAAAGC ttTTAAAACTGATCGAATTTTACAAAGACATAAACTTGTTCATTCTGATGAAAAACGATTTGGTTGTGAAGTATGTGGAAAACGGTTTAGAGAGAGATCCGGATTAAATgtacatattaaaatacatagCGAAGAACGGCCAGATGAATGTAATTATTGTAGTAAacgttttaaaagaaaacgtGATTTAGAG gTTCATTTACGACAACATACGGGTGAACGGCCATTCGCGTGTTTGGAAtgtaatcattatttttcaaataattcaaattttataaaacatttgaaaggtaaacataaattaaaaaatgtttcaattgcaAATCAACGATCGTatccatttattaattaa
- the LOC123291468 gene encoding zinc finger protein OZF-like: MYTEKYCRLCALKFPVTGLRNVEELKKEKQLTSSVLQYLQVKLTDNDRLPLTFCLHCCQTLADLNRFRNNVIDAQKKLENLIYYTDDQYDNDTKPSKLDLNTFSHDIPDNESTGGNDYVNDLDTIDQLINDFKSESGQDCDDVASDRESLPQDDKKPENLEVFWQDTLKPDKEDPEPPISINENILNNALTILKNLRFKCYKCSNWMKTETCLQDHFDTEHDAKMKYICPKCKSLFISLNDFKKHLYSHYLQKIDKKLRFTCEICGKKFESESILNAHKDQFHLDQNAFSCNECGRKFRSKEKLTEHEFIHKENKDHAYSNEKLFSCHQCGKSCINEYILKRHLLTHVPKELKNNFQCDQCDRKFLNAINLKNHQVLHRSSNNDKHICDECGRVFKSKVNMLEHKVTHTNERPYKCDECSKTFKSDRVLLRHKLTHNDEKLFACEICGKKFSNKLRLNDHGKVHSDELPFECEFCKKLFKRKSYLKIHLRQHTGERPYSCNECNLHFTNNANYGKHLKRKHGLRKFSISNRPVYPFDLSN; this comes from the exons atgtatacagaaaAATATTGTCGGTTGTGTGCATTAAAATTTCCTGTAACAGGTTTAAGAAATGtcgaagaattaaaaaaagaaaaacagttaACATCATcagttttacaatatttacaagtAAAACTCACCGACAATGATCGATTACCACTTACCTTTTGTTTACATTGTTGTCAAACATTGGCTGATTTAAATCGATTTCGAAATAATGTAATAGATGCTCAgaaaaagttagaaaatttaatttattatacagacGATCAATACGATAATGATACCAAACCTTCGAAGCTAGATTTGAATACTTTCAGTCATGATATACCAGATAATGAGAGCACTGGTGGAAACGATTACG taaatgatCTAGATACAATTGATCAGTTAATCAACGATTTTAAAAGTGAAAGTGGACAAGATTGTGATGATGTAGCTTCAGATCGAGAAAGTTTACCTCAGGATGATAAAAAACCAG aaaatttggaaGTATTTTGGCAAGATACATTAAAACCAGATAAAGAAGATCCAGAACCTCCTATTAGTATCAacgagaatattttaaataacgctcttacaatattaaaaaatcttcgATTTAAATGCTACAAATGCAGTAATTGGATGAAAACTGAAACCTGCTTACAAGATCATTTTGATACCGAGCATGAtgctaaaatgaaatatatttgtcCAAAATGTAAATCActatttattagtttaaatgattttaaaaaacatttgtatagccattatttacagaaaatagataaaaaattacgttttacCTGTGAAATTTGTGGCAAAAAGTTTGAAAGTGAATCGATATTAAATGCACATAAAGATCAATTCCATTTAG atcaaaatGCCTTTTCTTGCAATGAATGTGGAAGAAAATTCcgatcaaaagaaaaattaacagaGCACGAATTTattcataaagaaaataaagatcaTGCATATTCAAATGAGAAATTATTCAGTTGTCATCAATGTGGCAAATC gtgtataaacgaatatatattaaaaaggcACTTATTAACTCATGTACCGAAAgaactcaaaaataatttccagTGCGATCAATGTGATCGGAAATTCCTAAAtgcaattaatttgaaaaatcatcAAGTTTTACATAGAAGTAGTAACA acGATAAACATATTTGCGATGAATGTGGAAGAGTATTTAAGAGTAAAGTAAATATGCTTGAGCATAAAGTAACGCACACGAATGAACGGCCCTACAAATGCGATGAATGTTCTAAAAC tttCAAAAGTGATCGAGTATTATTAAGACATAAATTAACTCATAacgatgaaaaattatttgcctgtgaaatttgtggcaaaaaatttagtaataagCTTCGATTAAATGATCATGGAAAAGTACACAGCGACGAACTACCATTTGAATGtgaattctgtaaaaaattatttaaacgaaAATCATATCTTAAG atacatttGCGTCAACATACTGGTGAACGACCGTACTCATGTAACGAATGCAATcttcattttacaaataatgcTAATTATGGTAAACATTTAAAACGAAAACATGGTTTACGTAAATTTTCCATTTCCAACAGACCAGTTTATCCAtttgatttaagtaattaa